In bacterium, the following proteins share a genomic window:
- a CDS encoding restriction endonuclease — MGEKSPLFNRLELTALAVCGSLVALHVLFWRQLRGHPAISLALLGGILAVAGGVWVYRNYRLVAVRAKRVKAIEEKLEGIVYSLFFPRGYDLLEPLRVDQQDIGWASLRDSGGIPVSLEYLDVEMNRAVGGEQVRRLLERMNVNNAPKGICLTTGSFDQEALELAKRSNVLTRDGQQLVEMVKRAEAEAAGAQEHLCPHCSSKLIESSEIIGLWRCPNPNCRKEFKVEDLESSEEGAGHKGPRNVKAFTISCYGCGRPVELDTTMSGLMECPYDDCSWIINVDNELLALRGGLDKRVSERLTEIKCPRCERMIKVPADAEGLMECPCEEKWIIDVGAALGERAQAQIAEGSPEVEAESRAPVIRSVQAVDYPHPVAGNPAPAFAPAPAPPAVELPVEPESGRRIDRALIRAQRIIILRKQQEAARSAPTQTAPMFELVREPGAVFSAAASAAAAGMSPPAVPEPPLSTPEAPVLEIQAHPAAEPSLVDCPGCGAGVPGDLAACPVCGAALHPAVEEALPAAEATLSVDTPPPVAQPEVTHRRTFFALSTPALIFFFVFSVAAFLLFVYFIAR; from the coding sequence ATGGGTGAGAAATCGCCGTTGTTCAACCGTCTTGAGCTTACGGCCCTGGCGGTCTGCGGTTCCTTGGTGGCTCTGCACGTGCTGTTCTGGCGTCAGCTCCGGGGCCACCCGGCCATATCCCTGGCGCTGCTGGGCGGTATCCTGGCCGTGGCGGGCGGGGTCTGGGTCTACCGCAATTACCGCCTGGTAGCAGTGCGGGCCAAACGGGTCAAAGCGATCGAGGAGAAGCTGGAGGGCATAGTCTACAGCCTGTTCTTCCCGCGCGGCTACGACCTGCTGGAGCCGCTGCGCGTGGACCAGCAGGATATCGGCTGGGCCTCGTTGCGCGACAGCGGGGGCATCCCGGTGTCGCTGGAGTACCTGGACGTGGAGATGAACCGGGCCGTGGGCGGCGAGCAGGTCCGGCGGCTGCTGGAGCGCATGAACGTGAACAACGCACCCAAGGGCATCTGCCTGACCACCGGGTCGTTTGACCAGGAGGCCCTGGAGCTGGCCAAGCGGAGCAATGTGCTGACCCGGGACGGCCAGCAGCTGGTCGAAATGGTCAAGCGGGCCGAGGCGGAGGCCGCGGGCGCCCAGGAGCACCTCTGCCCGCACTGCAGCTCCAAGCTGATCGAGAGTTCCGAGATCATCGGCCTGTGGCGCTGCCCCAACCCCAACTGCCGCAAGGAATTCAAAGTCGAGGACCTGGAGTCGTCCGAGGAGGGGGCCGGTCATAAAGGCCCGCGCAACGTGAAAGCTTTCACCATTTCCTGCTACGGCTGCGGCCGTCCGGTGGAGCTGGACACCACGATGAGCGGCCTGATGGAGTGCCCTTACGATGACTGCTCCTGGATCATCAACGTGGACAACGAGCTGCTGGCCCTGCGCGGCGGCCTGGACAAGCGGGTCTCCGAGCGCCTGACCGAGATCAAGTGCCCGCGCTGCGAACGGATGATCAAGGTGCCGGCGGATGCCGAGGGCCTGATGGAATGCCCCTGCGAGGAGAAATGGATAATCGACGTGGGGGCGGCGTTGGGTGAGCGCGCCCAGGCCCAGATCGCCGAGGGTTCACCGGAGGTCGAGGCCGAGAGCCGCGCCCCGGTGATCCGCTCGGTGCAGGCCGTCGATTACCCCCATCCGGTCGCCGGCAATCCGGCTCCAGCCTTTGCGCCTGCACCCGCACCCCCGGCGGTCGAGCTGCCGGTCGAGCCGGAGAGCGGCCGCCGGATCGACCGTGCCCTGATCCGCGCCCAGCGGATTATAATACTCAGGAAACAGCAGGAGGCGGCCCGGAGCGCGCCGACGCAGACGGCCCCGATGTTCGAGCTGGTCCGGGAGCCAGGTGCGGTGTTCTCGGCGGCCGCTTCAGCCGCTGCGGCCGGCATGTCGCCCCCGGCCGTCCCCGAACCGCCTCTGTCGACCCCGGAGGCGCCGGTCCTGGAAATCCAGGCCCATCCCGCTGCGGAACCGTCCCTGGTCGACTGCCCCGGCTGCGGAGCGGGTGTCCCCGGCGACCTCGCGGCCTGCCCGGTCTGCGGCGCGGCCCTGCATCCGGCGGTGGAGGAGGCGCTGCCCGCAGCCGAGGCCACGCTCAGCGTCGATACGCCGCCGCCCGTGGCGCAGCCCGAAGTGACTCACCGTCG